The Macaca fascicularis isolate 582-1 chromosome 1, T2T-MFA8v1.1 genome includes a window with the following:
- the DYNLT4 gene encoding dynein light chain Tctex-type 4 isoform X1, producing the protein MASLHKGRKRALAQAPWAPRNPGSLGLSDPLVLKHSRSMASRPLPPGRQEEENAKDYGPKPSPVRPRGRLPSIDEARPAGPGPGPASRRGSMLGVATSFSRRNSLAGPGAGPGGRRPSLGPVPPLGSRVSCSGLPLAPARQVAPSYRTEPVPGERWEAARAQRALEAALSAGLRDACYSSAEAARLVQELCEQVHVRLRELSPPRYKLVCSVVLGP; encoded by the exons ATGGCCAGTCTCCACAAGGGGAGAAAACGGGCCCTGGCTCAAGCGCCCTGGG CACCTaggaacccaggcagcctgggacTATCTGATCCACTTGTTCTAAAACACAG CAGGTCCATGGCCAGCAGGCCTCTGCCGCCGGGACGCCAGGAGGAGGAGAATGCCAAAGACTACGGGCCGAAACCCTCACCAGTGCGGCCCCGAGGCCGCCTGCCCAGCATTGATGAGGCGCGACCGGCAGGTCCAGGTCCTGGCCCGGCCTCCCGCCGGGGCTCCATGCTGGGCGTGGCCACGTCCTTCTCCCGTCGCAACTCGCTAGCCGGGCCAGGCGCGGGTCCTGGGGGTCGGCGGCCATCCCTGGGCCCGGTGCCCCCTCTGGGCTCACGGGTCAGCTGCTCAGGGTTGCCTCTGGCGCCCGCCCGTCAGGTGGCGCCCTCCTACCGCACGGAGCCGGTGCCCGGGGAGCGCTGGGAGGCTGCGCGCGCACAGCGTGCCCTGGAGGCGGCACTGTCCGCAGGGCTGCGCGACGCGTGCTACTCCAGCGCCGAGGCCGCGAGGCTGGTGCAGGAGCTCTGCGAGCAGGTGCACGTTCGCCTGCGCGAGCTTAGCCCGCCGCGGTACAAGCTGGTGTGCAGCGTGGTGCTGGGGCCGTGA
- the DYNLT4 gene encoding dynein light chain Tctex-type 4 isoform X2 produces the protein MASRPLPPGRQEEENAKDYGPKPSPVRPRGRLPSIDEARPAGPGPGPASRRGSMLGVATSFSRRNSLAGPGAGPGGRRPSLGPVPPLGSRVSCSGLPLAPARQVAPSYRTEPVPGERWEAARAQRALEAALSAGLRDACYSSAEAARLVQELCEQVHVRLRELSPPRYKLVCSVVLGP, from the coding sequence ATGGCCAGCAGGCCTCTGCCGCCGGGACGCCAGGAGGAGGAGAATGCCAAAGACTACGGGCCGAAACCCTCACCAGTGCGGCCCCGAGGCCGCCTGCCCAGCATTGATGAGGCGCGACCGGCAGGTCCAGGTCCTGGCCCGGCCTCCCGCCGGGGCTCCATGCTGGGCGTGGCCACGTCCTTCTCCCGTCGCAACTCGCTAGCCGGGCCAGGCGCGGGTCCTGGGGGTCGGCGGCCATCCCTGGGCCCGGTGCCCCCTCTGGGCTCACGGGTCAGCTGCTCAGGGTTGCCTCTGGCGCCCGCCCGTCAGGTGGCGCCCTCCTACCGCACGGAGCCGGTGCCCGGGGAGCGCTGGGAGGCTGCGCGCGCACAGCGTGCCCTGGAGGCGGCACTGTCCGCAGGGCTGCGCGACGCGTGCTACTCCAGCGCCGAGGCCGCGAGGCTGGTGCAGGAGCTCTGCGAGCAGGTGCACGTTCGCCTGCGCGAGCTTAGCCCGCCGCGGTACAAGCTGGTGTGCAGCGTGGTGCTGGGGCCGTGA
- the PLK3 gene encoding serine/threonine-protein kinase PLK3 isoform X2, with the protein MEPATGFLSPRPFQRAAAEPAPPAGPGPPPSALPGPELEMLAGLPTSDPGRLITDPRSGRTYFKGRLLGKGGFARCYEATDTETGSAYAVKVIPQSRVAKPHQREKILNEIELHRDLQHRHIVRFSHHFEDADNIYIFLELCSRKSLAHIWKARHTLLEPEVRYYLRQILSGLKYLHQRGILHRDLKLGNFFITENMELKVGDFGLAARLEPPEQRKKTICGTPNYVAPEVLLRQGHGPEADVWSLGCVMYTLLCGSPPFETADLKETYRCIKQVHYTLPASLSLPARQLLAAILRASPRDRPSIDQILRHDFFTKGYTPDRLPISSCVTVPDLTPPNPARSLFAKVTKSLFGRKKNKSKNHAQERDEVSCLVSGLMRTSVGHQDARPEAPAASGPAPVSLVETAPEDSSPRGTLASSGDGFEEGLTVATVVESALCALRNCVAFMPPAEQNPAPLAQPEPLVWVSKWVDYSNKFGFGYQLSSRRVAVLFNDGTHMALSANRKTVHYNPTSTKHFSFSVGAVPRALQPQLSILRYFTSYMEQHLMKGGDLPSVEEVEVPAPPLLLQWVKTDQALLMLFSDGTVQVNFYGDHTKLILSGWEPLLVTFVARNRSACTYLASHLRQLGCSPDLRQRLRYALRLLRDRSPA; encoded by the exons ATGGAGCCCGCCACTGGTTTCCTGTCCCCGCGCCCCTTCCAGCGTGCGGCCGCCGAGCCCGCTCCCCCGGCCGGGCCCGGGCCGCCTCCGAGTGCCTTGCCCGGACCTGAGCTGGAGATGCTGGCCGGGCTACCGACGTCAGACCCCGGGCGCCTCATCACGGACCCGCGCAGTGGCCGCACCTACTTCAAAGGCCGCTTGTTGGGCAAG GGGGGCTTCGCCCGCTGCTACGAGGCCACTGACACAGAGACTGGCAGCGCCTACGCTGTCAAAGTCATCCCGCAGAGCCGCGTCGCCAAGCCGCATCAGCGCGAGAAG ATCCTAAATGAGATTGAGCTGCACCGAGACCTGCAGCACCGCCACATCGTGCGTTTTTCGCACCACTTTGAGGACGCTGACAACATCTACATTTTCCTGGAGCTCTGCAGTCGAAAG TCCCTGGCCCACATCTGGAAGGCCCGGCACACCCTGTTGGAGCCAGAAGTGCGCTACTACCTGCGGCAGATTCTTTCCGGCCTCAAGTACTTGCACCAGCGCGGCATCTTGCACCGGGACCTCAAGTTGG GAAATTTTTTCATCACTGAGAACATGGAACTGAAGGTGGGGGATTTTGGGCTGGCAGCCCGGTTGGAGCCTCCGGAGCAGAGGAAGAA GACCATCTGTGGCACCCCCAACTATGTGGCTCCAGAAGTGCTACTGAGACAGGGCCATGGGCCCGAGGCGGATGTGTGGTCACTGGGCTGTGTCAT GTACACGCTGCTCTGCGGGAGCCCTCCCTTTGAGACAGCTGACCTGAAGGAGACGTACCGCTGCATCAAGCAGGTTCACTACACGCTGCCTGCCAGCCTCTCACTGCCTGCTCGGCAGCTCCTGGCTGCCATCCTTCGGGCCTCACCCCGAGACCGCCCCTCTATTGACCAGATCTTGCGCCATGACTTCTTTACCAAG GGCTACACCCCCGATCGACTCCCTATCAGCAGCTGCGTGACAGTCCCAGACCTGACACCCCCCAACCCGGCTAGGAGTCTGTTTGCCAAAGTTACCAAGAGCCTCTTTGGCAGAAAGAAGAACAAGA GTAAGAATCATGCCCAGGAGAGGGACGAGGTCTCCTGTTTGGTAAGCGGCCTCATGCGCACGTCGGTTGGCCATCAGGATGCCAGGCCAGAG GCTCCAGCAGCTTCTGGCCCAGCCCCTGTCAGCCTAGTAGAGACAGCACCTGAGGACAGCTCACCCCGTGGGACACTGGCAAGCAGTGGAGATG GATTTGAAGAAGGTCTGACTGTGGCCACAGTAGTGGAGTCAGCCCTCTGTGCGCTGAGAAACTGTGTGGCCTTCATGCCCCCAG CGGAACAGAACCCGGCCCCGCTGGCCCAGCCAGAGCCTCTGGTGTGGGTCAGCAAGTGGGTTGACTACTCCAATAAGTTCGGCTTTGGGTATCAACTGTCCAGCCGCCGTGTGGCTGTGCTCTTCAACGATGGCACACATATGGCCCTGTCAGCCAACAGAAA GACTGTGCACTACAACCCCACCAGCACAAAGCACTTCTCCTTCTCCGTGGGTGCTGTGCCCCGGGCCCTGCAGCCTCAGCTGAGTATCCTGCGGTACTTCACCTCCTACATGGAGCAGCACCTCATGAAG GGTGGAGATCTGCCCAGTGTGGAAGAGGTAGAGGTACCTGCTCCACCCTTGCTGCTGCAGTGGGTCAAGACGGACCAGGCTCTCCTCATGCTGTTTAGTGATGGCACGGTCCAG GTGAACTTCTACGGGGATCACACCAAGCTGATTCTCAGTGGCTGGGAGCCCCTCCTTGTGACTTTTGTAGCCCGAAATCGTAGTGCTTGTACTTACCTCGCTTCCCACCTTCGGCAGCTGGGCTGCTCTCCAGACCTGCGGCAGCGACTCCGCTATGCTCTGCGCCTGCTCCGGGACCGCAGCCCAGCCTAG
- the PLK3 gene encoding serine/threonine-protein kinase PLK3 isoform X1: protein MPGPHSDFSTRPEGWGKKEAPMSGTRSGQGGRAAAEPAPPAGPGPPPSALPGPELEMLAGLPTSDPGRLITDPRSGRTYFKGRLLGKGGFARCYEATDTETGSAYAVKVIPQSRVAKPHQREKILNEIELHRDLQHRHIVRFSHHFEDADNIYIFLELCSRKSLAHIWKARHTLLEPEVRYYLRQILSGLKYLHQRGILHRDLKLGNFFITENMELKVGDFGLAARLEPPEQRKKTICGTPNYVAPEVLLRQGHGPEADVWSLGCVMYTLLCGSPPFETADLKETYRCIKQVHYTLPASLSLPARQLLAAILRASPRDRPSIDQILRHDFFTKGYTPDRLPISSCVTVPDLTPPNPARSLFAKVTKSLFGRKKNKSKNHAQERDEVSCLVSGLMRTSVGHQDARPEAPAASGPAPVSLVETAPEDSSPRGTLASSGDGFEEGLTVATVVESALCALRNCVAFMPPAEQNPAPLAQPEPLVWVSKWVDYSNKFGFGYQLSSRRVAVLFNDGTHMALSANRKTVHYNPTSTKHFSFSVGAVPRALQPQLSILRYFTSYMEQHLMKGGDLPSVEEVEVPAPPLLLQWVKTDQALLMLFSDGTVQVNFYGDHTKLILSGWEPLLVTFVARNRSACTYLASHLRQLGCSPDLRQRLRYALRLLRDRSPA from the exons ATGCCCGGGCCCCACTCGGACTTCAGCACACGCCCCGAAGGATGGGGAAAGAAAGAGGCCCCCATGAGCGGGACTCGCAGTGGCCAAGGAGGG CGTGCGGCCGCCGAGCCCGCTCCCCCGGCCGGGCCCGGGCCGCCTCCGAGTGCCTTGCCCGGACCTGAGCTGGAGATGCTGGCCGGGCTACCGACGTCAGACCCCGGGCGCCTCATCACGGACCCGCGCAGTGGCCGCACCTACTTCAAAGGCCGCTTGTTGGGCAAG GGGGGCTTCGCCCGCTGCTACGAGGCCACTGACACAGAGACTGGCAGCGCCTACGCTGTCAAAGTCATCCCGCAGAGCCGCGTCGCCAAGCCGCATCAGCGCGAGAAG ATCCTAAATGAGATTGAGCTGCACCGAGACCTGCAGCACCGCCACATCGTGCGTTTTTCGCACCACTTTGAGGACGCTGACAACATCTACATTTTCCTGGAGCTCTGCAGTCGAAAG TCCCTGGCCCACATCTGGAAGGCCCGGCACACCCTGTTGGAGCCAGAAGTGCGCTACTACCTGCGGCAGATTCTTTCCGGCCTCAAGTACTTGCACCAGCGCGGCATCTTGCACCGGGACCTCAAGTTGG GAAATTTTTTCATCACTGAGAACATGGAACTGAAGGTGGGGGATTTTGGGCTGGCAGCCCGGTTGGAGCCTCCGGAGCAGAGGAAGAA GACCATCTGTGGCACCCCCAACTATGTGGCTCCAGAAGTGCTACTGAGACAGGGCCATGGGCCCGAGGCGGATGTGTGGTCACTGGGCTGTGTCAT GTACACGCTGCTCTGCGGGAGCCCTCCCTTTGAGACAGCTGACCTGAAGGAGACGTACCGCTGCATCAAGCAGGTTCACTACACGCTGCCTGCCAGCCTCTCACTGCCTGCTCGGCAGCTCCTGGCTGCCATCCTTCGGGCCTCACCCCGAGACCGCCCCTCTATTGACCAGATCTTGCGCCATGACTTCTTTACCAAG GGCTACACCCCCGATCGACTCCCTATCAGCAGCTGCGTGACAGTCCCAGACCTGACACCCCCCAACCCGGCTAGGAGTCTGTTTGCCAAAGTTACCAAGAGCCTCTTTGGCAGAAAGAAGAACAAGA GTAAGAATCATGCCCAGGAGAGGGACGAGGTCTCCTGTTTGGTAAGCGGCCTCATGCGCACGTCGGTTGGCCATCAGGATGCCAGGCCAGAG GCTCCAGCAGCTTCTGGCCCAGCCCCTGTCAGCCTAGTAGAGACAGCACCTGAGGACAGCTCACCCCGTGGGACACTGGCAAGCAGTGGAGATG GATTTGAAGAAGGTCTGACTGTGGCCACAGTAGTGGAGTCAGCCCTCTGTGCGCTGAGAAACTGTGTGGCCTTCATGCCCCCAG CGGAACAGAACCCGGCCCCGCTGGCCCAGCCAGAGCCTCTGGTGTGGGTCAGCAAGTGGGTTGACTACTCCAATAAGTTCGGCTTTGGGTATCAACTGTCCAGCCGCCGTGTGGCTGTGCTCTTCAACGATGGCACACATATGGCCCTGTCAGCCAACAGAAA GACTGTGCACTACAACCCCACCAGCACAAAGCACTTCTCCTTCTCCGTGGGTGCTGTGCCCCGGGCCCTGCAGCCTCAGCTGAGTATCCTGCGGTACTTCACCTCCTACATGGAGCAGCACCTCATGAAG GGTGGAGATCTGCCCAGTGTGGAAGAGGTAGAGGTACCTGCTCCACCCTTGCTGCTGCAGTGGGTCAAGACGGACCAGGCTCTCCTCATGCTGTTTAGTGATGGCACGGTCCAG GTGAACTTCTACGGGGATCACACCAAGCTGATTCTCAGTGGCTGGGAGCCCCTCCTTGTGACTTTTGTAGCCCGAAATCGTAGTGCTTGTACTTACCTCGCTTCCCACCTTCGGCAGCTGGGCTGCTCTCCAGACCTGCGGCAGCGACTCCGCTATGCTCTGCGCCTGCTCCGGGACCGCAGCCCAGCCTAG